Proteins encoded within one genomic window of Polynucleobacter duraquae:
- a CDS encoding universal stress protein, whose amino-acid sequence MKVLLPVDGSKSSLNAAKYIAKMAKNSRSPVSVTLISVHDDIGLGHVKQFVAKSVVDDYLRELSEKELKAAQKILDAAGVKHNMAIKRGHVAEEIISLANKDKVDMIVMGAKGRSGFMDVLMGSVAQCISSSAKQPVLLIK is encoded by the coding sequence ATGAAAGTATTGTTACCAGTTGATGGCTCAAAATCATCACTCAATGCCGCAAAATATATTGCCAAGATGGCTAAAAATTCTCGCAGTCCAGTTAGCGTTACTTTAATTAGCGTTCATGATGACATTGGCTTAGGGCATGTAAAGCAATTTGTTGCCAAAAGTGTTGTGGATGACTACCTACGAGAGCTCAGCGAGAAAGAGTTAAAGGCTGCACAAAAGATTTTAGATGCTGCCGGCGTTAAACATAACATGGCCATTAAGCGCGGGCATGTTGCCGAGGAAATCATCAGTCTTGCCAATAAAGATAAAGTGGACATGATTGTTATGGGCGCCAAGGGACGTAGTGGTTTTATGGACGTCTTAATGGGCTCAGTAGCACAATGTATTAGTAGCTCAGCAAAGCAACCAGTACTACTAATAAAATAA
- a CDS encoding MBL fold metallo-hydrolase RNA specificity domain-containing protein — protein sequence MKIQFLGAAGEVTGSRHSVEVMLSGRTRHFMVDYGMFQGGREATNKNLEALPFSPKDLDFIVLTHAHIDHSGLLPRLCAQGFKGPIYCTGATLELLKILLPDSAYLQRADVDRAERKKKAGKWRGEMPIALYSREEVEMTLTQFEVLEYGQTKTLAPGIELEFRNAGHILGSAIAVIDITEDAKQKKRCVFSGDIGMKGKVLMPDPDLITSADVLVVESTYGDRLHRNLQATEDELVEVVNSTLSGHGNIVMPAFAVGRTQEILFLLIDLVKRKRLPHLNIWVDSPMATAATHLTQRFFSQMDNLSQDTFKWYQNHPNAVDLRFIADVEESKALNKIKGGAIIVSASGMCDAGRIVHHLASNLPRAQNAIIITGFQAYGSLGRRLVDKAQKVRLFGEEVPVKASIHTIGGLSAHADQAGLLDWLTGFDSIPKSIFVVHGEPESSSVFAESIRENLEWKNVIIPERLHTYEC from the coding sequence ATGAAGATTCAATTTCTCGGCGCTGCAGGTGAGGTCACTGGCTCACGTCATTCGGTAGAAGTGATGCTGTCAGGAAGGACTAGGCATTTCATGGTCGATTATGGAATGTTTCAGGGGGGTCGCGAGGCAACGAATAAAAATTTAGAGGCCTTGCCATTTTCACCCAAAGATCTCGATTTTATTGTCCTCACTCATGCTCATATTGACCATAGCGGTCTCTTGCCACGCTTATGCGCACAAGGATTTAAAGGACCCATTTATTGTACTGGCGCCACTCTTGAATTATTAAAGATACTTTTACCTGATAGCGCTTACTTACAGCGTGCTGATGTCGATAGGGCGGAGCGGAAAAAGAAGGCGGGTAAGTGGCGTGGTGAAATGCCCATAGCGCTCTATTCAAGAGAAGAGGTCGAGATGACCTTAACGCAATTTGAAGTTTTAGAGTATGGGCAAACTAAGACATTAGCGCCTGGCATAGAGTTGGAGTTTCGTAATGCGGGACATATTTTAGGATCTGCTATTGCAGTAATTGATATCACTGAAGATGCTAAACAGAAAAAGCGTTGTGTTTTTTCAGGGGATATTGGCATGAAGGGAAAAGTCTTGATGCCAGATCCAGATTTGATTACTAGTGCCGACGTGTTAGTGGTTGAGTCAACCTATGGTGATCGCTTGCATCGCAATTTACAGGCTACCGAAGATGAGTTAGTTGAAGTTGTTAATTCAACCTTGTCTGGCCATGGAAATATTGTGATGCCTGCTTTTGCAGTTGGTAGAACGCAAGAGATCTTATTTCTGCTAATTGACCTTGTGAAAAGAAAACGATTACCCCATTTAAATATTTGGGTTGATTCGCCGATGGCAACTGCTGCCACGCATCTCACTCAGCGCTTTTTCTCACAAATGGACAATCTTTCTCAAGACACTTTCAAGTGGTATCAAAATCATCCTAATGCTGTGGACTTGCGATTTATAGCGGACGTGGAGGAATCTAAAGCCCTTAATAAAATCAAAGGTGGGGCAATTATTGTTTCTGCTAGTGGTATGTGTGATGCAGGACGCATTGTCCATCACTTAGCCAGCAATCTACCGCGTGCACAAAACGCCATCATTATTACTGGCTTTCAGGCTTATGGCAGCTTAGGTAGGCGCCTTGTAGATAAAGCGCAAAAGGTCAGATTGTTTGGAGAAGAGGTGCCAGTGAAAGCTTCTATTCATACAATTGGAGGCCTATCAGCCCATGCTGACCAAGCGGGTCTGCTAGATTGGCTAACAGGATTCGATAGCATTCCAAAGAGTATCTTTGTCGTGCACGGAGAGCCTGAGTCATCATCGGTGTTCGCGGAAAGTATTCGAGAGAACTTGGAATGGAAAAATGTGATCATTCCAGAAAGACTTCATACCTATGAATGCTAA
- a CDS encoding MaoC family dehydratase: protein MTINNLFLEDLTIGQKFTSGIASVQEYLIQEFGSQYDPQPFHTNKELAKNTFFKGLVASGWHTAAITMRLLVQSNLKPAGGLIGAGIDELRWPISVYPGDELHLDIEIIETKRSASKPNRGFAKIKVLTKNQNESIVMSYVATLVVESKIKI from the coding sequence ATGACTATAAACAATCTATTTTTAGAAGACTTAACTATTGGGCAAAAATTTACATCAGGCATCGCTTCAGTACAAGAATACTTAATTCAAGAATTTGGATCCCAATATGACCCACAACCATTCCACACCAATAAAGAGCTAGCAAAAAATACTTTTTTTAAAGGGCTGGTAGCCAGTGGGTGGCACACTGCAGCAATAACCATGCGATTACTTGTACAGAGCAATCTCAAGCCTGCTGGCGGCCTCATCGGTGCTGGTATTGACGAACTAAGGTGGCCAATTTCAGTTTATCCAGGAGATGAGCTACACCTAGATATAGAAATTATAGAGACAAAAAGATCGGCATCAAAACCAAATAGAGGGTTTGCAAAAATTAAAGTGCTTACGAAAAATCAAAACGAGTCTATTGTAATGAGCTATGTAGCCACTTTAGTAGTAGAAAGCAAAATAAAAATTTAG
- a CDS encoding helix-turn-helix domain-containing protein, producing MSKVIRLLHGEFGRVALLEMDAPLVTHAHHHCHILCKVGGPDTAFQVRGKNCPLTDSNAVLINAWEEHSYLHLPVGSNNPILLALYLEPKWLASFSKKFLASSHPRFFINNLSTMGVYQKKALEKISMELWWADQIAHDQLESMLLELTLSFMENTDVITAGDLRSSGNTLAFMDPRIRKAIHLMRTSPQGFNDIALVAKSVNLSRSHFFELFRRCTGLSPVVFANVLRMEFAFDALADKDESLIHIGDELGFSAQGHFTRFFKQHQGVTPSLYRQQVEKAPKLDS from the coding sequence ATGTCTAAAGTAATTCGACTACTTCATGGAGAGTTTGGTCGCGTGGCGCTACTAGAAATGGATGCGCCCTTGGTTACCCATGCGCATCATCATTGCCACATTTTATGCAAGGTCGGCGGTCCTGACACTGCTTTTCAGGTCCGAGGAAAAAATTGTCCATTGACTGACAGTAATGCAGTACTGATTAATGCCTGGGAGGAGCATTCATATCTTCATCTACCGGTTGGTAGCAATAATCCAATTTTGCTAGCTCTTTATCTTGAGCCAAAATGGTTGGCATCTTTTAGTAAAAAATTCTTAGCCAGCAGTCATCCCCGTTTTTTTATTAATAATCTATCTACCATGGGCGTTTATCAAAAAAAGGCTTTGGAAAAGATATCGATGGAATTATGGTGGGCAGATCAAATTGCCCATGACCAACTTGAGTCTATGTTGTTAGAGCTTACTTTAAGCTTTATGGAAAATACCGATGTTATAACTGCTGGCGATTTACGAAGCTCTGGAAATACATTGGCTTTTATGGATCCGCGCATTAGGAAGGCGATTCACCTAATGCGTACATCTCCCCAAGGCTTTAATGACATCGCATTAGTCGCTAAAAGCGTTAATCTATCTCGCTCACACTTCTTTGAGCTCTTTCGACGTTGTACTGGATTGTCGCCAGTAGTATTTGCTAATGTGCTTCGAATGGAATTTGCATTCGACGCTCTAGCTGATAAGGATGAGAGCTTGATACATATTGGCGATGAGTTGGGGTTTTCTGCGCAAGGTCATTTCACTCGGTTTTTTAAACAGCACCAGGGGGTTACCCCAAGCCTTTATCGTCAGCAAGTAGAAAAGGCACCCAAGCTAGACTCCTAG
- a CDS encoding xanthine dehydrogenase family protein molybdopterin-binding subunit, which translates to MKPSANYLGRSCERVEDVALLTGGGRYLDDLPLPIGTLYAAVVRSPIAHGKIISVDIEQALQIRGVRAILTLKDVQAWSNPLVVAVKTSMRQWVLASEYVRYVGEPIAVVIAESRALAEDGVERVGVNIQPLPALVDVDAALQDNSVILHEDIGSNCVSDRSFQYGDPDTAFQQAASVIEVDIRYPRNSCTPIETGGVIAQWREADSSYEVTSNFMGPFSLQVVMAAALKIPGTKLRHHVAPDSGGSFGVKQSVLPYIIMSCLASRKAGAPVKFIEDRLEHLQAATSATSRHTHLRAAVDGNGKILALDYDQIEDCGAYLRAPEPATLYRMHGCVTGPYQIQNLKIRNRVVLINKTPTGLVRGFGGPQVYYALERLIHKIAKTLGKTHQEIAALNYVQKDQFPYRAAAGALLDSGNYQQALKILEGSPEFRKILDRREQAKKEGRYYGIGISSIVEPSVSNMGYITTVLTKEQRAKAGPKNGAITSATVSIDPSGNISANIASAPAGQGHQTVISQLLADVFGVLPSQIQVNVDFDTAKDAWSIAAGNYSSRFAGAVAGTVFLAAEKLKARIADYAAQALQAKPEDLIFANENISVAGDETRRISFSRLCGNFHWSPGLIREALGPEAILALQETHFWSADVLEAPDEGDRINTSAAYGFAIDACGIEIDPETCSAKVDQYITVHDAGKILNPALADGQIYGAYAQAVGAALFEEFVYSSDGNFLSGTFADYRLPTASDICTPKIYHQESPSPFTPLGAKGIGEGNSMSTPVCIANAIADALDIEDIILPATPSRIHALLVKKGSLKLDKPSNQTSSMVSNADYPLKAQGEVRLQVLPESIFAVLLDPERLKNVIPGCESIRKTSISDGIQFDCIAVVRIGIAKARFVAKVNLTNIQDPDSFSLGGEGRGPLGMALGMGQVSLKNDGGTTVLKYDYQAQVSGKLAAIGSRLLEGAIRLVLDQLFRALAKEAGAKQEGLFKLLLSRFFTILGVGK; encoded by the coding sequence TTGAAACCAAGTGCAAATTATTTAGGCAGGTCATGTGAACGCGTAGAAGATGTTGCTCTTCTGACGGGGGGAGGTCGCTACCTCGATGATCTTCCTTTGCCTATTGGAACGCTATACGCAGCAGTTGTGCGCTCTCCAATCGCTCATGGAAAAATTATTTCAGTGGACATTGAGCAGGCATTACAGATTAGGGGTGTGAGGGCTATTTTGACGCTCAAGGATGTCCAGGCCTGGTCTAATCCATTGGTGGTTGCTGTGAAAACCTCTATGCGTCAGTGGGTATTGGCTAGCGAATACGTGCGCTATGTGGGAGAGCCTATAGCAGTAGTCATTGCTGAATCACGTGCGCTGGCAGAAGACGGGGTTGAGAGGGTTGGGGTCAATATTCAGCCTCTTCCTGCTTTAGTCGATGTAGATGCTGCTCTGCAAGATAATTCCGTCATTTTGCATGAGGATATTGGTAGTAATTGTGTTTCAGATCGCTCATTTCAATACGGTGATCCAGATACTGCTTTCCAACAGGCTGCCAGTGTCATTGAAGTGGATATCCGCTATCCTCGCAATTCTTGTACACCCATAGAAACAGGGGGTGTTATTGCACAATGGCGGGAGGCGGACTCCTCATATGAAGTAACGTCAAATTTTATGGGGCCATTCTCATTACAAGTAGTCATGGCTGCTGCACTTAAGATTCCCGGAACAAAATTACGTCATCATGTTGCCCCAGATTCAGGCGGTAGTTTTGGTGTTAAACAATCAGTATTGCCATACATCATCATGAGCTGTTTAGCATCGCGTAAAGCTGGCGCCCCAGTAAAGTTTATTGAGGATCGCTTAGAGCATCTTCAGGCAGCAACTTCTGCAACATCCCGACACACTCATTTACGTGCTGCAGTGGATGGAAATGGAAAGATATTAGCGCTAGATTATGATCAAATTGAAGATTGCGGTGCTTATTTAAGGGCTCCTGAGCCAGCAACTCTTTATCGCATGCATGGGTGCGTTACAGGTCCATATCAAATTCAGAATTTAAAAATTCGTAATCGTGTTGTATTGATTAATAAAACTCCTACTGGACTGGTAAGGGGTTTTGGCGGTCCTCAAGTTTATTATGCCCTGGAACGTCTGATTCATAAAATTGCTAAAACGTTAGGTAAAACGCATCAAGAAATTGCAGCGCTAAATTATGTTCAAAAAGATCAATTTCCATATCGGGCTGCTGCAGGAGCATTACTAGATTCTGGTAACTACCAACAGGCTTTGAAAATACTGGAGGGTTCTCCAGAGTTTCGAAAAATATTAGACCGTAGGGAGCAGGCAAAAAAAGAGGGACGTTACTACGGCATTGGTATTTCATCGATTGTTGAACCTTCAGTTTCTAATATGGGTTACATCACAACCGTTCTTACAAAAGAGCAAAGAGCAAAAGCCGGTCCTAAAAATGGAGCGATCACCTCAGCAACTGTAAGTATTGACCCTTCTGGAAATATTTCTGCAAATATCGCCTCAGCACCAGCTGGCCAAGGCCATCAAACCGTTATCAGCCAGCTTTTAGCAGATGTTTTTGGTGTCTTGCCTTCACAAATTCAGGTGAATGTTGATTTTGATACTGCTAAAGATGCATGGTCAATTGCCGCCGGAAACTATTCAAGTCGTTTTGCTGGAGCAGTTGCGGGTACAGTATTTCTTGCGGCGGAAAAGTTAAAGGCTCGAATTGCTGATTATGCAGCGCAGGCACTGCAGGCAAAGCCAGAAGACTTAATATTTGCAAATGAAAACATATCGGTAGCAGGAGATGAGACCAGGCGCATTTCTTTCTCAAGATTATGCGGAAATTTCCATTGGTCTCCAGGATTGATTCGAGAGGCTCTTGGACCTGAGGCCATTCTTGCGCTACAGGAAACGCACTTTTGGAGCGCAGATGTTTTAGAGGCGCCTGATGAGGGTGATCGAATTAATACTTCCGCTGCGTATGGTTTTGCTATCGATGCTTGTGGGATCGAGATAGATCCGGAAACTTGCTCGGCAAAAGTTGATCAATACATTACCGTACATGACGCAGGAAAAATATTAAACCCAGCTTTAGCAGATGGACAGATTTATGGTGCCTATGCACAAGCTGTTGGGGCAGCTCTTTTTGAGGAGTTTGTCTATAGTAGTGATGGAAATTTTCTGTCCGGAACTTTTGCAGATTATCGCCTACCGACTGCAAGTGATATTTGTACTCCAAAAATTTATCACCAAGAATCTCCAAGCCCATTCACTCCTTTGGGCGCCAAAGGAATTGGCGAGGGAAATAGTATGAGTACTCCAGTTTGTATTGCAAATGCAATTGCAGACGCATTAGATATCGAGGATATTATCCTGCCTGCAACCCCAAGTCGAATTCATGCACTTCTTGTAAAAAAGGGTTCGCTTAAGCTTGATAAGCCGTCGAATCAGACTTCTTCAATGGTCTCAAATGCTGATTATCCTTTGAAAGCTCAGGGTGAAGTTAGGTTGCAGGTTCTTCCAGAAAGTATCTTTGCAGTTTTACTTGATCCGGAGAGGTTAAAAAATGTTATTCCGGGCTGTGAATCCATACGTAAAACATCTATATCAGATGGTATTCAGTTTGATTGCATAGCAGTTGTACGAATTGGTATTGCAAAGGCTCGATTTGTAGCCAAAGTTAATTTAACAAATATTCAAGATCCTGATAGTTTTTCCTTAGGTGGAGAGGGTCGTGGCCCACTTGGAATGGCGTTGGGGATGGGTCAAGTAAGTCTGAAGAATGATGGAGGCACTACTGTTTTAAAGTACGACTACCAAGCTCAGGTATCAGGAAAGCTTGCAGCAATTGGTAGCAGGTTATTAGAGGGTGCAATTCGATTGGTCTTAGATCAGCTGTTTAGGGCGCTTGCAAAAGAAGCCGGTGCAAAACAGGAAGGTTTATTTAAACTCTTGCTTAGCAGATTCTTTACCATATTGGGAGTTGGTAAATGA
- a CDS encoding FAD binding domain-containing protein, translated as MKSAPFVMHQVNSQADILNLLDQYGDDARIIAGGQTLVPVLAMRVASPDHLIDINKVIELKNFGVSGDVLLVGSGVRQAELEKWSDLDKTQPLLSMMFPWIAHAPIRNRGTVCGSIAHADPSAELVLGLAVLDGSVTLVSKKKKRIVQAKDFFLGALQTCRQSNEFIESVQFPIRGHDARFGFSEYGYRHGDYAVVAVAVIQEGNSWTVGFGGVDDTVRVYKCVANSINEISQFIDDLASETEVREDPTATSGLRRHLMRSLGKRACQQATDFRVIK; from the coding sequence ATGAAGTCTGCTCCATTTGTCATGCACCAGGTCAACTCCCAAGCAGATATTTTAAATTTGTTAGACCAGTATGGTGATGATGCCCGTATCATTGCTGGCGGCCAAACACTGGTTCCCGTATTGGCAATGAGGGTGGCTAGCCCTGATCATCTCATCGATATCAATAAGGTTATAGAACTTAAAAATTTTGGTGTTTCTGGTGATGTCCTGCTTGTTGGGTCTGGTGTTAGACAGGCTGAATTAGAAAAGTGGAGTGATCTTGATAAGACTCAGCCACTTTTAAGCATGATGTTCCCATGGATAGCCCATGCCCCAATTCGGAATCGTGGAACAGTATGCGGATCTATTGCTCATGCTGATCCCAGCGCCGAATTAGTTCTTGGCCTAGCCGTATTAGATGGCTCTGTCACACTAGTTAGCAAAAAGAAGAAGCGGATAGTTCAAGCCAAGGATTTTTTTCTAGGAGCACTTCAAACTTGCCGTCAATCAAATGAATTTATCGAGTCTGTCCAGTTTCCTATTCGTGGGCATGATGCCAGATTTGGATTTTCTGAGTATGGTTATCGCCATGGAGATTATGCAGTAGTAGCTGTTGCAGTCATCCAGGAAGGTAATAGTTGGACCGTAGGGTTTGGTGGAGTTGATGATACTGTGCGGGTATATAAATGCGTTGCTAATTCTATAAATGAGATTAGCCAGTTTATAGATGATTTAGCCTCTGAAACAGAGGTAAGGGAAGATCCTACCGCAACTTCAGGACTACGCCGACATCTGATGCGCTCACTTGGGAAGCGTGCATGCCAACAAGCTACAGATTTTAGAGTGATTAAATAG
- a CDS encoding (2Fe-2S)-binding protein codes for MKNHLVTLSLNGVEREAACESRTTLLDFIRHDLGLTGTHAGCEHGVCGACTVEFDGEVVRSCLMFACQANGASVNTVEGIAKSGEMSDLQSAFKKYHALQCGFCTAGFLMSAKDLLNKNPNPTELEVREGLSGNLCRCTGYVGIVEAVLEIASARAYKNGREHA; via the coding sequence ATGAAGAACCATTTAGTAACACTATCTTTAAATGGAGTTGAGCGCGAAGCTGCTTGTGAATCACGTACTACATTGCTTGATTTTATTCGGCATGACTTAGGCTTAACAGGTACTCATGCAGGATGTGAACATGGCGTATGTGGAGCATGTACCGTTGAGTTCGATGGAGAAGTGGTCCGTTCTTGTCTGATGTTCGCCTGTCAAGCTAATGGTGCAAGTGTTAATACCGTCGAAGGTATAGCAAAATCGGGCGAGATGTCTGATTTGCAAAGTGCCTTTAAAAAATATCATGCGCTTCAATGCGGATTTTGCACGGCTGGATTTTTGATGTCAGCGAAGGACTTACTTAACAAAAATCCAAATCCGACTGAGTTGGAGGTTCGGGAGGGATTATCGGGCAATTTATGTCGATGCACTGGATATGTTGGAATAGTCGAGGCAGTTTTAGAGATTGCATCAGCTAGAGCCTACAAAAATGGGAGAGAGCATGCTTGA
- a CDS encoding AMP-binding protein, with amino-acid sequence MLDLGRTFLQAVERDPGSLAIVDGNKRYTYGEWALHIGAIQQFFNDKGLRNGDRILTILQNRYEAATIHWACQMAGIAIVPLNWRSKSDEIDYCAQNADVKLAFVEEVSLGNYLQSETSKSISVILCMEKGPTDEYTYFDELIQVGVEPTAQGHVEDISVMLFTSGTTGKPKGVPRKQRAERAAGIAHVAQNQYAMAEVTLGVMPLYHTMGVRTLLSLCIVNGTYVAVPRWDVDKAIDAIEREAVTHLYLVPTLYHDMLQSKNFNASRVKTVKKLGFAGAPMHDALLLSLSEAFSPELFVNHYGSSEIYTYTINQNAVAKPGCAGKAGINARIKVVKLDQGSIQTMPTQLASCNEEGQIICDLSGDEAFEGYWKRPDADQKSIRGGWYFTGDTGYFDESGDLFVTGRVDDMIISGGENISPVEIESILSLHPSVSEVAVAGLKDDRLGQKVVAFIRASGIVDSIVLDEYCRGSDLINFKRPREYVFVKEIPKSPVGKVLRRMLIAGEYERA; translated from the coding sequence ATGCTTGATTTAGGCAGAACTTTTTTGCAGGCTGTAGAGCGTGATCCAGGCAGCTTGGCAATCGTAGATGGTAACAAACGCTACACCTACGGAGAATGGGCGCTACATATTGGCGCTATTCAGCAATTTTTTAATGATAAAGGCTTGAGGAACGGCGATCGGATTTTGACGATTTTGCAAAATCGCTATGAGGCAGCAACCATTCATTGGGCTTGCCAGATGGCAGGTATCGCTATCGTCCCTCTAAATTGGCGCTCTAAGTCTGATGAGATTGATTATTGCGCTCAAAATGCTGATGTCAAACTAGCATTCGTTGAGGAAGTATCCCTCGGCAACTATTTGCAATCAGAAACTAGTAAATCAATCTCCGTCATTCTTTGTATGGAGAAGGGGCCCACAGATGAGTATACGTATTTTGATGAGTTAATACAGGTAGGTGTAGAGCCTACTGCACAGGGTCATGTTGAGGATATTTCTGTCATGCTTTTCACTTCCGGCACTACCGGCAAGCCGAAAGGTGTCCCAAGAAAGCAGCGGGCTGAGCGCGCAGCAGGAATTGCACATGTGGCTCAAAACCAATATGCAATGGCGGAGGTGACCTTAGGTGTAATGCCTCTTTATCACACCATGGGCGTGCGCACGCTGCTATCCCTATGTATTGTTAATGGCACATATGTTGCTGTACCACGTTGGGATGTTGATAAGGCAATAGATGCAATTGAGCGGGAGGCAGTGACGCATCTCTATTTAGTGCCAACGCTTTATCACGACATGCTCCAGTCAAAAAACTTTAATGCAAGTCGAGTTAAAACTGTCAAGAAGTTAGGATTTGCAGGCGCTCCTATGCATGATGCTTTGTTGCTGAGTCTAAGTGAAGCCTTCTCCCCTGAATTATTCGTAAACCATTACGGCTCAAGTGAAATCTATACATACACCATTAATCAGAATGCAGTGGCTAAACCAGGTTGTGCTGGCAAAGCTGGAATAAATGCACGCATTAAAGTAGTTAAGTTAGATCAAGGATCTATACAGACTATGCCTACACAATTGGCATCCTGTAATGAAGAGGGACAGATCATTTGTGATCTCTCGGGGGATGAGGCATTTGAGGGCTACTGGAAGCGGCCAGATGCAGATCAAAAGTCTATTCGGGGCGGCTGGTACTTTACAGGCGATACAGGTTACTTTGATGAGTCAGGTGACTTATTTGTGACTGGTCGTGTAGATGACATGATTATTTCTGGGGGGGAAAATATCTCCCCTGTTGAGATTGAATCAATCTTGTCTTTGCATCCTTCGGTAAGTGAGGTAGCTGTTGCAGGATTGAAAGATGATCGCCTTGGCCAAAAAGTAGTTGCATTCATTAGGGCCTCTGGAATTGTGGATTCAATTGTCCTAGATGAATATTGCCGTGGTTCTGATTTGATCAACTTTAAGCGCCCCCGTGAATACGTATTTGTTAAAGAAATTCCCAAGTCGCCAGTGGGAAAAGTGTTGCGGCGGATGTTGATTGCTGGCGAATATGAAAGAGCTTAA
- a CDS encoding enoyl-CoA hydratase/isomerase family protein, translating into MTTILKHPFSNILDNPDGFYVEINESQQRADIVLKRPPFNVIQMPQRDQLRAAFEALDADDRIRIIVLRAEGEHFSSGGDIKGFLEATPEHVSKLAWNVAAPTRCTKPVIAANHGYCFGVGFEISLACDFRIAAESTLYALPEQKLGQIPGSGGSARLQKMIGITRTKDIVMRSRRIKGQQAYEWGVATECVPDSELASAVSKLVDELRSFSPLAQRTAKKMLNETEDCLLTTAIEVEGHCYSRLRNSEDFKEGVEAFHGKRQPNFVGR; encoded by the coding sequence ATGACTACAATTTTGAAGCATCCTTTTAGCAATATTCTTGATAACCCTGATGGTTTCTATGTGGAAATTAATGAATCCCAACAAAGGGCAGATATTGTTTTAAAGAGGCCTCCTTTTAACGTGATACAGATGCCACAGCGCGATCAATTACGCGCTGCATTCGAGGCCCTAGATGCTGACGATCGCATCCGCATTATTGTATTGAGAGCTGAAGGCGAGCATTTCTCTAGTGGTGGAGATATTAAAGGGTTTTTAGAGGCAACTCCAGAGCATGTTTCAAAACTAGCATGGAATGTTGCAGCGCCTACGCGTTGCACAAAACCGGTCATTGCTGCAAATCATGGCTATTGTTTCGGTGTTGGCTTTGAAATTTCGTTGGCATGCGATTTTCGTATAGCAGCTGAATCCACTCTCTATGCATTGCCCGAGCAAAAATTAGGTCAAATTCCTGGCTCAGGTGGATCTGCGCGTTTGCAAAAAATGATTGGCATCACTAGAACCAAAGATATTGTGATGCGCTCAAGGCGCATCAAAGGGCAGCAAGCGTATGAATGGGGAGTTGCAACTGAGTGTGTTCCAGATTCTGAGCTTGCTAGTGCCGTTTCTAAATTGGTAGATGAACTACGTTCATTCTCACCTCTGGCGCAGAGAACAGCAAAGAAGATGCTGAACGAAACAGAGGATTGCCTATTAACTACAGCAATCGAAGTCGAGGGTCATTGCTATAGCCGCTTACGCAATTCGGAAGATTTTAAGGAAGGGGTTGAAGCTTTTCATGGAAAGCGTCAACCAAATTTTGTTGGTCGTTAA